From a region of the Bacteroidales bacterium genome:
- a CDS encoding T9SS type A sorting domain-containing protein has translation MNKNYIKQLVLLLAFIPFVGVSATEYMNVYLTTQGAFQSINIDEIDKITFPSEDEVNITISGMGTPMAIDNIEVITFGDTDITAIEESEVETAEIEILYIASTGEVKVTSSEVVNQVQLYNMQGVLMQTVAHGVDVVTLNVSNYPNGIYIVVAQSGEQVVTKKIIK, from the coding sequence ATGAATAAAAACTACATTAAACAATTAGTGTTGTTATTAGCATTCATTCCCTTTGTGGGAGTTTCTGCAACTGAATATATGAATGTCTATTTAACAACGCAAGGAGCATTTCAATCAATAAATATTGATGAAATAGACAAAATAACCTTCCCGTCAGAAGATGAAGTAAATATTACCATATCGGGTATGGGAACCCCCATGGCAATAGATAATATTGAGGTTATTACCTTTGGTGATACTGATATAACAGCCATAGAGGAGAGTGAAGTTGAAACTGCTGAAATAGAGATACTCTATATAGCATCGACAGGAGAAGTAAAAGTAACCTCATCTGAAGTAGTCAATCAAGTGCAACTATACAATATGCAAGGAGTATTAATGCAAACAGTTGCTCATGGAGTAGATGTTGTAACCCTTAATGTTAGCAACTACCCTAATGGAATCTATATCGTAGTTGCACAATCAGGCGAACAAGTGGTAACAAAGAAAATTATAAAATAG